A stretch of the Ananas comosus cultivar F153 linkage group 14, ASM154086v1, whole genome shotgun sequence genome encodes the following:
- the LOC109720717 gene encoding meiotic nuclear division protein 1 homolog isoform X1, whose protein sequence is MSKKRGLSLEEKREQMLQIFYESQDFFLLKELEKLGPKKGVISQSVKDVVQSLVDDDLVLKDKIGTSVYFWSLPSCAGNQLRSARNKLESDLSSSRKRFKELIEQRDNLKKGREESDERVAALEELKAVELQHKKLNEELACYADNDPAALEALKNAIEIAHSAANRWTDNVFTLQQWCSTTFPQAKEQLDNMYKEAGLTEDFEYLQ, encoded by the exons ATG TCGAAGAAAAGAGGGCTTTCATTGGAGGAGAAACGTGAACAAAtgcttcaaatattttatgAGTCTCAGGACTTCTTTCTC CTAAAAGAGTTGGAGAAACTGGGGCCCAAGAAAGGTGTGATTAGCCAGTCTGTCAAGGATGTTGTCCAGAGTTTAGTGGATGATGACCTTGTTTTGAAGGATAAAATAGGCACTTCT GTCTATTTTTGGAGTCTTCCTAGTTGTGCTGGAAATCAG ttgagGAGCGCTCGCAACAAGCTGGAATCTGATCTTTCCAGCAGTAGGAAGAGATTCAAGGAACTCATTGAACAGAGGGACAACTTGAAGAAAGGCAGGGAGGAATCT GATGAGAGAGTGGCTGCCTTGGAAGAGCTAAAGGCTGTTGAATTACAACATAAGAAGTTGAAC GAAGAACTGGCCTGCTATGCTGACAATGACCCTGCCGCACTAGAAGCACTGA AAAATGCAATCGAGATTGCCCATTCGGCGGCTAACAGATGGACAG ACAACGTTTTCACCCTACAGCAATGGTGTTCAACCACCTTTCCGCAAGCTAAAGAGCAACTTGACAACATGTACAAGGAG GCAGGCCTAACTGAAGATTTTGAGTATCTACAGTAA
- the LOC109720716 gene encoding uncharacterized protein LOC109720716 encodes MRMDREEVPDAAAGKGGGGGGGGGKRGVQKLFKAAFKRGDASAARVTAWGGGDESESARSGSSSGSGSGSGSSSSGAARRHRRASHDDDRSSERHSGELEGSNGSKLLLALRNAKIQYANEPYPWERKMRELLPLPSSSSFLSLLLLPKASDPSASHYNSLEDTLARADTWLTASQASGVPIMFMNVQTEALLTKISGETASSTVNMGSPADMANMANVSLYGFEDYHGVDIGVVRAVRLWYTPVAGETELEITLQQGDTRLGFAISRTDEGFIYVSSVAEEEAAAAASSGTAAARSGLRELFREARGASKLLVISRVGGAKVLPWMVSTCGAVKCFDTVSLSQKLSLHLHALLPIRLHFLLWAPPPPEHPVNRDELELSSGCAAPLGPPAAPAASLLSGGGEGVRVRVRVRVGLGAGLGGGRVVQVPEHLAPG; translated from the exons ATGCGAATGGATCGAGAGGAGGTACCTGATGCGGCGGCGGggaagggcggcggcggcggcggcggcggggggaaGCGCGGCGTGCAGAAGCTGTTCAAGGCGGCGTTCAAGCGCGGCGACGCGTCGGCGGCGCGCGTCACGGCGTGGGGCGGCGGGGACGAGTCGGAGTCAGCGCGGTCGGGCTCCagctccggctccggctccggctccggGTCCAGCTCCAGCGGGGCGGCGCGGCGCCACCGCAGGGCGAGCCACGACGACGATCGCTCCTCAGAGCGCCACAGCGGCGAGCTCGAGG GTTCAAATGGCTCAAAGCTGCTGCTCGCGCTGCGGAATGCGAAGATCCAGTATGCGAACGAGCCGTATCCTTGGGAGAGGAAGATGCGGGAGCTTCTGCCTCTGCCGAGCTCGAGCAGCTTCCTCTCGCTGCTGCTCCTCCCGAAAGCTTCTGATCCATCCGCATCGCACTACAACTCGCTGGAGGATACGTTGGCACGGGCCGATACATGGCTCACGGCGTCGCAGGCATCCGGCGTGCCCATCATGTTCATGAATGTTCAAACCGAGGCCCTGCTCACAAAG ATCTCTGGAGAAACCGCGTCGTCGACGGTGAACATGGGATCGCCGGCAGATATGGCGAACATGGCGAACGTGAGCCTCTACGGGTTCGAGGACTACCACGGGGTCGACATCGGGGTGGTGCGGGCGGTACGGCTGTGGTACACGCCCGTCGCCGGCGAGACCGAGCTGGAGATCACGCTGCAGCAGGGCGACACCAGGCTCGGCTTCGCCATCAGCCGCACTGACGAG ggtttcatctacgTGTCgtcggtggcggaggaggaggcggcggcggcggcgagctccgggacggcggcggcgcggtcGGGGCTCCGGGAGCTTTTCCGGGAGGCGCGGGGCGCGTCGAAGCTGCTGGTGATCTCGCGCGTGGGGGGCGCGAAGGTGCTTCCGTGGATGGTCTCGACGTGCGGCGCCGTCAAGTGCTTCGACACCGTCTCCCTCAGCCAGAAGCTCTCCCTCCACCTCCACGCCCTCCTCCCCATCCGCCTCCACTTCCTCCTCTGGGCCCCCCCGCCGCCGGAGCACCCTGTCAACCGGGATGAGCTCGAGCTCTCCTCGGGTTGTGCGGCTCCTCTGGGCCcccccgccgcccccgccgcctccctcctctccggaggaggagagggggttagggttagggttagggttagggttgggcTTGGAGCGGGACTCGGTGGGGGACGCGTCGTTCAGGTTCCAGAACATCTCGCTCCCGGATAG
- the LOC109720363 gene encoding 60S ribosomal protein L31-like, protein MPNGRSKDDVAHAVQILRFAFAGAHRPLIYDRLCKWTVDRVGAALQLHTPRPTYSFVAGLNLRKSPCIILYFGRARRSSYDRTFYVLDQSFPILSTFKKMAPKAIKEIRKFAQKAMGTLDVRVDVKLNKHIWSRGVRSVPRRLRVRIARRRNDEEDAKEELYSLVTVAEVPPEGLKGLGAKAVDDDDDAE, encoded by the exons ATGCCGAATGGACGGTCTAAAGATGACGTGGCACACGCGGTGCAAATACTGAGATTTGCATTTGCGGGGGCTCATCGACCGTTGATCTATGACCGGTTGTGTAAATGGACGGTGGATCGAGTGGGTGCGGCGTTGCAGCTTCACACGCCACGGCCCACGTACAGCTTCGTTGCGGGGTTAAATTTACGAAAGAGTCCCTGCATTATCCT GTACTTCGGGCGCGCACGCCGGAGCTCTTATGACCGAACCTTCTACGTCTTAGATCAGTCTTTTCCTATTTTGAG CACGTTTAAGAAGATGGCCCCAAAAGCCATAAAGGAGATAAGGAAGTTTGCGCAGAAGGCGATGGGCACATTGGACGTGAGGGTCGACGTGAAGCTAAACAAGCACATATGGAGCCGCGGGGTCCGGAGCGTGCCGAGGCGCCTGCGCGTGCGGATCGCGCGGAGGAGGAACGACGAGGAGGACGCCAAGGAGGAGCTCTACTCGTTGGTCACGGTCGCGGAGGTCCCCCCGGAGGGACTCAAAGGATTGGGCGCCAAGgccgtcgacgacgacgacgacgcagagtag
- the LOC109720717 gene encoding meiotic nuclear division protein 1 homolog isoform X2, protein MSKKRGLSLEEKREQMLQIFYESQDFFLLKELEKLGPKKGVISQSVKDVVQSLVDDDLVLKDKIGTSLRSARNKLESDLSSSRKRFKELIEQRDNLKKGREESDERVAALEELKAVELQHKKLNEELACYADNDPAALEALKNAIEIAHSAANRWTDNVFTLQQWCSTTFPQAKEQLDNMYKEAGLTEDFEYLQ, encoded by the exons ATG TCGAAGAAAAGAGGGCTTTCATTGGAGGAGAAACGTGAACAAAtgcttcaaatattttatgAGTCTCAGGACTTCTTTCTC CTAAAAGAGTTGGAGAAACTGGGGCCCAAGAAAGGTGTGATTAGCCAGTCTGTCAAGGATGTTGTCCAGAGTTTAGTGGATGATGACCTTGTTTTGAAGGATAAAATAGGCACTTCT ttgagGAGCGCTCGCAACAAGCTGGAATCTGATCTTTCCAGCAGTAGGAAGAGATTCAAGGAACTCATTGAACAGAGGGACAACTTGAAGAAAGGCAGGGAGGAATCT GATGAGAGAGTGGCTGCCTTGGAAGAGCTAAAGGCTGTTGAATTACAACATAAGAAGTTGAAC GAAGAACTGGCCTGCTATGCTGACAATGACCCTGCCGCACTAGAAGCACTGA AAAATGCAATCGAGATTGCCCATTCGGCGGCTAACAGATGGACAG ACAACGTTTTCACCCTACAGCAATGGTGTTCAACCACCTTTCCGCAAGCTAAAGAGCAACTTGACAACATGTACAAGGAG GCAGGCCTAACTGAAGATTTTGAGTATCTACAGTAA
- the LOC109720232 gene encoding zinc finger A20 and AN1 domain-containing stress-associated protein 8-like produces MEHKETRCRQPEGPILCINNCGFFGSAAAMNMCSKCHKDMIMKQEQAMLPASSIDTIVNGSGSGKGPVIPSSTNETNTLVEKKAIVPLPSSDVGSSEGCDAKAKEKQGANRCNTCRKKVGLTGYNCRCGNLFCAMHRYSDKHNCPFDYRMAARNAIAKANPVVKAEKLDKI; encoded by the coding sequence ATGGAGCACAAGGAAACAAGATGCCGACAACCTGAAGGCCCAATTCTCTGCATCAACAACTGCGGCTTCTTTGGCAGCGCGGCCGCGATGAACATGTGCTCCAAGTGCCACAAGGACATGATCATGAAGCAGGAGCAGGCCATGCTACCGGCATCCTCCATCGACACCATCGTAAATGGGAGTGGCAGCGGCAAAGGGCCGGTCATACCTTCCAGTACCAATGAAACTAATACTCTCGTGGAGAAAAAGGCCATTGTGCCCCTGCCTTCTAGTGATGTGGGATCGAGTGAGGGTTGTGACGCAAAGGCAAAGGAGAAGCAGGGAGCTAACAGATGTAACACATGTAGGAAGAAGGTGGGCCTCACGGGCTATAACTGCCGGTGCGGGAATCTCTTCTGTGCTATGCACCGCTATTCCGACAAGCATAACTGCCCATTCGATTACCGAATGGCAGCTAGGAATGCAATTGCCAAGGCTAATCCAGTTGTTAAGGCTGAAAAGCTTGACAAGATTTAA
- the LOC109720490 gene encoding ras-related protein RGP1, with translation MSNHLYGEFNQRIDYVFKVVLIGDSAVGKSQLLARFARNEFSLDSKATIGVEFQTRTLLIDHKTVKAQIWDTAGQERYRAVTSAYYRGAVGAMLVYDMTKRQSFDHVARWLEELRSHADKNIVIMLVGNKSDLGTLRAVPTEDAKEFAQRENLFFMETSALEATNVETAFMTVLTEIYRIISKKALIANDEPESGGNSSLLKGTKIAVPGQEPAGGTKSMCCT, from the exons atgTCGAATCATTTGTACGGGGAGTTCAACCAGAGGATCGACTACGTGTTCAAGGTGGTGCTGATCGGGGACTCGGCGGTGGGGAAGTCGCAGCTCCTCGCCCGCTTCGCCCGCAACGAGTTCAGCCTCGACTCCAAGGCCACCATCGGCGTCGAGTTCCAGACCCGCACCCTCCTCATCGACCACAAGACCGTCAAGGCCCAGATCTGGGACACCGCCGGCCAGGAAAG GTACCGAGCGGTGACAAGCGCGTACTACCGAGGCGCAGTGGGGGCGATGCTCGTCTACGACATGACCAAGCGCCAGTCGTTCGACCACGTGGCGCGGTGGCTCGAGGAGCTGCGGAGCCACGCAGACAAGAACATCGTCATCATGCTCGTCGGCAACAAGTCCGACCTCGGCACCCTGCGCGCGGTCCCCACCGAGGACGCCAAAGAATTCGCCCAGCGCGAGAACCTCTTCTTCATGGAGACCTCCGCCCTCGAGGCAACCAACGTCGAGACCGCCTTTATGACTGTTCTTACCGAGATTTACCGGATTATCAGCAAAAAAGCCCTTATAGCTAATGACGAGCCCGAATCGGGGGGGAATTCGAGCTTACTTAAAGGGACCAAGATCGCCGTCCCCGGTCAGGAGCCCGCCGGTGGAACCAAATCTATGTGTTGTACTTAG
- the LOC109720231 gene encoding cytochrome b561 and DOMON domain-containing protein At5g47530-like — protein sequence MASQFKVVLIFTMAVSSFLSSSVAQQTCSSYTFSNNKAFNSCTELPHLGASLYYTLAPSSDTINVAFKAPQSSDGWVAWGLNPKSTKMVGSQAIVAFFHSNGSMIAYPTQLDSYAPSMAPEDLSFPVSDMAAEYVKNEMIIYATLKLPGGSTKFNHVWQEGSSVANDVPQAHSTSGGNIESLGTIDFQ from the exons ATGGCAAGCCAATTCAAAGTTGTGTTGATCTTCACCATGGCTGTatcttctttcctttcctccTCCGTTGCGCAGCAAACCTGCTCCTCCTACACCTTCTCTAACAACAAGGCTTTCAACTCGTGCACCGAACTCCCCCATCTTGGGGCCTCGCTTTACTACACCCTCGCCCCTTCGTCCGACACCATCAACGTTGCGTTCAAAGCTCCGCAATCCTCCGATGGGTGGGTCGCCTGGGGACTAAACCCTAAGAGCACGAAGATGGTTGGTTCCCAAGCCATCGTCGCCTTCTTCCACTCCAACG GTAGCATGATTGCGTACCCGACGCAGCTCGACAGCTACGCGCCCTCGATGGCCCCTGAAGATCTGAGCTTTCCGGTCTCCGACATGGCGGCAGAGTATGTGAAGAATGAGATGATCATCTACGCCACATTGAAGCTCCCAGGAGGGAGCACAAAGTTCAACCATGTTTGGCAGGAAGGGAGCAGTGTGGCAAATGATGTCCCCCAAGCTCACTCCACTAGTGGTGGCAACATTGAATCCCTAGGAACCATTGATTTCCAGTGA